From one Thalassoroseus pseudoceratinae genomic stretch:
- a CDS encoding secretin N-terminal domain-containing protein — MTQSLAQNVLLGFILLTAASAHAEVESTTEENRAAETVTFNFREAPWPGVLSWFAEKADLTLDLTDPPTGTFNYVSEREQTIVEALDVLNGYLLPRGFVTLRRDEFLAVLKTDNPILPNLIPTVPASRLNEYGSNELIRIVVKLQGLTPSELVEQVQTVLGPHGKASALDASESLVIQGFGRSLREVVALLDDAIVPAADDELTFRSFPLKNISATDAERQIQNLFGLGGNPYQASIARRNAYYSSRSRGRDDDRNRTPQPTPLLQTMAMNMKVSALGQTNTLLVTATPAAIKLVENILQSIDVPPPDGNPLALNDTTPVLRVYKVKDADEDDVAETVDAVMPGVVINEDGRHDSIHVLATPREHAEVEKLIRIIDSDGFGSGLEVIQLTKTDPYQVSEMLTSLFENEDRDDRPVIRPEPLSRSLVIRATGGQMTEIKQMLLAYGETGTATTPASTGSRFRKVSLTGSNGERVARAVEELLSDDREFENPIRVVVPSRSTRSTRRDDDKKDSSRIRVDRDAASLQNAVASDDQWMASVEDSACSSRECRPETRTQTAMQTTQNVNVLNEEKAKAENAKQSRRQRVTIEVRDGELLMYSNDGKALDEVEDTVREFLRQLPPETDWTVFYLRAAAAEDVGDQLAELLRGQSTTPLVGPTYGLESSYYGQPVMRIIPDSRTNALFISGTEQELDQAERFLEFLDTTELPESMRDRVPRAIPVEHADLTAVAEMIRELYKDFMVDPAAQMQARRRDDDRGDDDERRVLVSQANNSQKGLRPPGIRLTLAVDTNTSELLVSCNEQLFEQIKEVVAARDAAAYESRPQMRIVELENIGAAELGMALDDLSPRISVSSTTAGTVTRSRTNSSNRSRRPSTSNRRRNRN; from the coding sequence ATGACTCAATCCCTCGCACAGAATGTCCTTCTGGGATTCATCCTTCTCACAGCAGCGTCTGCCCATGCCGAAGTCGAATCGACGACCGAAGAGAATCGGGCGGCGGAAACCGTCACGTTCAATTTCCGAGAAGCACCGTGGCCAGGTGTGCTGAGTTGGTTCGCGGAGAAAGCCGACCTCACGCTCGATCTGACCGACCCCCCAACCGGGACGTTCAACTACGTCAGCGAACGCGAGCAAACCATCGTCGAGGCGTTGGACGTTCTTAACGGATATCTGTTGCCGCGTGGGTTCGTCACACTTCGACGCGATGAATTCCTCGCCGTCTTGAAGACCGACAATCCGATTCTGCCGAATCTCATTCCAACCGTGCCCGCGTCTCGATTGAATGAGTACGGCAGCAATGAACTCATTCGCATCGTCGTGAAACTGCAAGGGCTCACCCCCAGCGAACTGGTCGAGCAAGTTCAAACAGTGCTCGGCCCGCATGGGAAGGCGTCTGCATTGGATGCTTCGGAATCGCTCGTCATTCAAGGGTTTGGACGCAGTCTGCGGGAAGTGGTTGCACTGCTCGATGATGCCATTGTCCCTGCCGCCGATGACGAATTGACGTTCCGATCGTTCCCGCTCAAGAACATTTCCGCGACTGATGCCGAACGGCAGATTCAAAATCTGTTCGGTCTTGGCGGCAATCCATATCAAGCGTCGATTGCCCGCCGAAACGCCTATTATTCCAGCCGATCCCGCGGACGGGACGACGACCGAAACCGCACTCCTCAGCCAACCCCGTTGTTGCAGACGATGGCGATGAACATGAAGGTGTCGGCTTTGGGGCAAACCAACACGCTGCTCGTGACGGCGACGCCGGCGGCGATCAAGTTGGTCGAGAACATTTTGCAGTCGATCGATGTGCCACCGCCAGATGGCAATCCGCTGGCACTCAACGACACCACGCCGGTGCTGCGAGTCTACAAAGTCAAAGATGCCGACGAGGACGACGTTGCAGAAACCGTGGACGCGGTGATGCCGGGTGTAGTCATCAATGAAGACGGCCGCCACGATTCCATCCACGTTCTCGCCACGCCGCGTGAACATGCGGAAGTCGAAAAACTCATTCGCATCATCGACAGTGACGGTTTTGGCAGTGGTTTGGAAGTGATTCAGTTGACCAAGACCGATCCGTATCAAGTCAGTGAGATGCTGACCTCGTTGTTCGAGAACGAAGACCGGGACGATCGCCCTGTCATCCGTCCCGAACCGCTTTCCCGTTCGCTCGTGATCCGAGCCACCGGCGGACAAATGACCGAGATTAAACAGATGCTCTTGGCGTACGGTGAGACCGGGACCGCCACTACACCCGCGAGCACCGGCAGCCGATTCCGCAAAGTCTCCCTGACCGGCAGCAACGGCGAACGCGTTGCCCGTGCGGTGGAAGAATTGCTTTCGGACGATCGTGAATTCGAAAATCCAATTCGGGTCGTTGTGCCTTCTCGATCGACACGCAGCACACGTCGTGACGACGACAAGAAAGACAGCTCCCGTATCCGAGTGGATCGTGATGCCGCATCCTTGCAAAACGCGGTGGCATCGGACGATCAATGGATGGCATCCGTCGAAGACTCCGCCTGTAGTTCCCGCGAGTGTCGTCCAGAAACTCGTACGCAGACCGCCATGCAAACAACGCAGAACGTCAACGTGCTGAACGAGGAGAAAGCAAAAGCCGAGAATGCAAAGCAATCGCGACGGCAACGGGTGACGATCGAAGTTCGCGACGGCGAATTGCTGATGTACTCGAACGACGGGAAAGCACTCGATGAAGTTGAGGACACCGTTCGCGAGTTTCTTCGGCAACTCCCGCCGGAAACCGATTGGACGGTGTTTTATCTGCGTGCCGCCGCTGCGGAGGACGTGGGCGATCAACTCGCCGAACTTCTGCGCGGGCAATCCACCACGCCGCTCGTCGGACCAACGTACGGTTTGGAATCCAGTTATTACGGCCAACCGGTCATGCGAATCATTCCCGACTCCCGCACGAACGCCCTGTTCATCAGCGGGACCGAGCAGGAACTTGATCAGGCAGAGCGGTTCTTGGAGTTCCTCGATACCACGGAACTTCCCGAGTCCATGCGTGACCGTGTGCCACGAGCAATTCCCGTCGAACACGCCGATTTGACCGCGGTCGCTGAGATGATTCGTGAACTCTACAAGGACTTCATGGTCGATCCTGCCGCCCAAATGCAGGCACGTCGTCGGGACGACGACCGAGGTGATGACGACGAACGCCGTGTCCTCGTGAGTCAGGCGAACAACAGCCAGAAAGGGCTTCGTCCGCCGGGCATTCGACTGACGCTCGCCGTCGACACCAACACCAGCGAGCTTTTGGTGTCTTGCAACGAACAGTTGTTCGAGCAGATCAAGGAAGTCGTCGCCGCCCGTGACGCCGCAGCTTACGAGTCCCGTCCGCAAATGCGAATCGTCGAACTGGAAAACATCGGAGCCGCCGAACTTGGCATGGCGCTTGATGATCTTTCACCGCGAATTTCCGTCAGTTCCACGACGGCCGGAACCGTGACGCGTTCTCGTACCAACAGCAGCAACCGTTCCCGCCGGCCTAGTACATCCAATCGCCGTCGCAACCGAAATTGA
- a CDS encoding DUF1559 domain-containing protein, with the protein MKSRRGFTLIELLVVIAIIAILIALLLPAVQQAREAARRMQCMNNLKQMGIALHSYHSSHGSFPSGFISVLDDPNWSYTTGNTRSFPQEQGPGWSFFALMLPQLEQENLHEQIRFDLPIAAPENADVRQQSVTTYLCPSDTDGRVIQVTTCGNPPADSGSLTNLTDAAVCSYVGSLGGGNSTDPNYGAYEYQPFNGVFHRNSRVRVADITDGTSNTIGIGERMSRFVESTWTGVVPTQSIVYNQTNPPQPNFNPPTDPPCYKWRPPITAILVHARSGPPNGLTSSPATFNGPHEAGCNFLLMDGSTRVITDQIGLPMFRALCTRNGGEVVDKD; encoded by the coding sequence ATGAAAAGTCGTCGTGGTTTTACATTGATTGAACTGTTAGTTGTGATTGCCATCATCGCGATTCTGATTGCGCTTCTGCTCCCGGCGGTGCAACAAGCCCGTGAAGCGGCGCGACGGATGCAGTGCATGAACAACCTCAAGCAAATGGGAATTGCACTGCACAGCTATCACAGTAGTCACGGTTCCTTTCCCTCGGGTTTCATTTCGGTGTTGGACGATCCGAATTGGAGCTACACGACCGGTAACACTCGTAGTTTTCCGCAGGAGCAGGGGCCTGGTTGGAGTTTCTTCGCCCTCATGTTGCCGCAACTTGAGCAGGAAAATCTCCACGAGCAAATCCGCTTCGATTTGCCGATTGCTGCTCCGGAGAATGCCGATGTCCGTCAGCAATCCGTCACGACGTATCTGTGCCCCAGCGATACCGATGGCCGCGTGATTCAAGTCACTACGTGTGGCAATCCGCCTGCGGACTCCGGATCACTCACGAATTTGACTGATGCGGCTGTCTGTAGTTATGTCGGTTCGCTTGGTGGGGGGAACAGCACCGATCCGAACTATGGTGCCTATGAATATCAGCCGTTCAACGGCGTGTTCCATCGGAATAGTCGAGTTCGGGTGGCGGACATCACCGACGGGACATCGAATACCATCGGCATCGGCGAACGCATGAGCCGCTTTGTGGAAAGCACTTGGACGGGTGTCGTGCCCACGCAAAGCATCGTCTACAACCAAACCAATCCACCGCAACCGAATTTCAACCCGCCCACAGATCCGCCGTGCTACAAATGGCGACCGCCGATCACTGCAATCCTCGTTCACGCCCGCTCGGGCCCGCCGAACGGTCTTACGAGTAGTCCTGCAACTTTCAACGGTCCGCACGAGGCCGGTTGCAATTTTTTGCTGATGGACGGCTCGACCCGCGTGATTACCGACCAGATCGGCTTGCCGATGTTCCGGGCTCTGTGTACCCGTAATGGCGGTGAAGTTGTCGACAAAGACTGA